In the Quadrisphaera sp. RL12-1S genome, one interval contains:
- a CDS encoding ADP-dependent glucokinase/phosphofructokinase, producing MSRTPLDEVPPVGDARRVVLGLGGCLDYEVSWDSSVLADLVAEHRITSADLDATAGRAFAVVTERDLVCSILGFVRADSGGERFVDSSAVLEAFAARSERRTTVGGTCVRAALAMAVLGVPSTVHLVSIDDQVRSLIPPSVRWICSASEDTVDPHVIIQVPPGASVPLADGGVVAARRANRQIYANDPPNRSMLLSPRLGEELTGARVFGVSNFNSMQDEALLRSRLDDLLAHMTSLPADALVLFEDAGYHRPALRRVVHERLLPFVDVLSMNEDELQQLVGHPVDLLDPPAVLAALRQLSAALPERTTLVVHTGHWAAAHGRHAERLRPALSTANALAGTRYLRGDEFTAADVAAVRELPRQPRAAELATALEAASRPCGRAISCVAAAHLDAAMPTTIGLGDTFVGGLAMSLADLDPTTRPSPRPRCG from the coding sequence TCGACGAGGTCCCCCCGGTCGGAGACGCTCGCCGCGTGGTCCTCGGCCTCGGGGGGTGCCTCGACTACGAGGTCAGCTGGGACTCCAGCGTCCTGGCCGACCTCGTGGCCGAGCATCGGATCACCTCTGCCGACCTCGACGCCACCGCTGGACGCGCCTTCGCGGTGGTCACCGAGCGCGACCTGGTCTGCTCGATCCTCGGGTTCGTCCGGGCCGACAGCGGCGGCGAGCGCTTCGTGGACTCCTCAGCGGTCCTCGAGGCGTTCGCCGCCCGGAGCGAGCGGCGCACCACGGTCGGGGGGACCTGCGTGCGGGCCGCCCTCGCCATGGCAGTCCTCGGCGTTCCCAGCACGGTGCACCTGGTCTCGATCGACGACCAGGTCCGTAGCCTCATCCCGCCCAGCGTGCGTTGGATCTGCAGCGCTTCGGAGGACACCGTAGACCCGCACGTCATCATCCAGGTGCCGCCAGGAGCGAGCGTGCCGCTGGCGGACGGTGGCGTTGTCGCCGCCCGGCGGGCCAACCGGCAGATCTACGCCAATGACCCGCCCAACCGGTCGATGCTCCTCAGTCCCCGGCTGGGTGAGGAGCTCACGGGCGCACGCGTCTTCGGCGTCTCCAACTTCAACTCCATGCAGGACGAGGCCTTGCTGCGCTCCCGCCTGGACGACCTGCTCGCCCACATGACCTCGTTGCCCGCCGACGCACTCGTCCTCTTCGAGGACGCCGGGTACCACCGTCCGGCGCTGCGTCGGGTGGTGCACGAAAGGCTGCTCCCGTTCGTCGACGTGCTGAGCATGAACGAGGACGAGCTCCAGCAGCTGGTCGGCCACCCCGTCGACCTGCTCGACCCTCCCGCAGTGCTCGCCGCGCTGCGCCAGCTGTCCGCCGCGCTCCCTGAGCGCACCACGCTGGTGGTGCACACGGGGCACTGGGCCGCCGCTCACGGGAGGCATGCCGAGCGTCTCCGTCCGGCACTGTCGACGGCGAACGCCCTCGCCGGCACCCGCTACCTGCGCGGTGACGAGTTCACCGCCGCAGACGTGGCCGCGGTGCGCGAGCTGCCTCGCCAACCGCGCGCCGCCGAGCTGGCCACAGCGCTGGAGGCGGCCTCCAGACCCTGCGGTAGAGCGATCAGCTGCGTGGCCGCGGCGCACCTCGACGCGGCCATGCCGACGACGATCGGCCTCGGCGACACGTTCGTCGGCGGGCTCGCCATGTCCCTGGCCGATCTCGACCCCACCACACGCCCCAGCCCTCGGCCGAGGTGTGGCTGA
- a CDS encoding GmrSD restriction endonuclease domain-containing protein, whose amino-acid sequence MARRSSTPVARTVAFTAATTGLAAVVVALSGAAGAAPPVSAASSTSTTRPVVAATATATATATAASSSSAGVQTALGALASVTVKGRAPKTGYTRDQFGAAWADVDKNGCDTRDDVLKRDLTAVTFVPGTRSCVVATGTLADLYSGRTIAFRRGPSTSAAVQIDHVVPLSDAWQKGAQSWTAARRTAFANDPLNLLAADGPLNGAKGDSDAATWLPPNTAFRCAYVARQVAVKLKYGVWMTAAERDASRAVLTTCPKEPLPTSAAAPRPSSPTATPKPTTTATTATVKPAAKPTSTPTSKPTSKPTSKVSYKNCTAVRAAGKAPIHRGDPGWDPKFDRDGDGTGCDR is encoded by the coding sequence GTGGCCAGACGCTCCAGCACGCCCGTCGCGCGGACCGTCGCGTTCACCGCCGCCACCACCGGCCTCGCGGCCGTGGTGGTGGCCCTGTCCGGCGCCGCCGGGGCGGCGCCGCCGGTGTCCGCCGCGTCGTCGACCTCCACCACCCGCCCGGTGGTCGCCGCGACCGCCACCGCCACTGCCACCGCGACCGCCGCGTCGTCGTCGTCAGCGGGTGTCCAGACCGCGCTGGGAGCCCTGGCCTCGGTGACCGTGAAGGGCCGCGCGCCCAAGACCGGCTACACCCGCGACCAGTTCGGCGCTGCCTGGGCCGACGTCGACAAGAACGGCTGCGACACGCGCGACGACGTGCTCAAGCGGGACCTCACGGCCGTCACCTTCGTGCCCGGCACCCGCAGCTGCGTGGTGGCCACCGGCACCCTGGCCGACCTGTACTCCGGCCGCACCATCGCCTTCAGGCGCGGCCCCAGCACCAGCGCCGCGGTGCAGATCGACCACGTGGTGCCGCTGTCGGACGCCTGGCAGAAGGGCGCGCAGAGCTGGACCGCGGCCCGCCGCACGGCGTTCGCCAACGACCCGCTCAACCTCCTCGCCGCCGACGGACCGCTCAACGGCGCCAAGGGAGACAGCGACGCCGCCACGTGGCTGCCGCCCAACACCGCGTTTCGCTGCGCGTACGTGGCGCGGCAGGTGGCCGTGAAGCTCAAGTACGGCGTGTGGATGACCGCGGCGGAGCGCGACGCCAGCAGGGCCGTCCTCACGACGTGCCCGAAGGAGCCGCTGCCCACCAGCGCCGCCGCGCCCCGGCCCAGCTCCCCGACGGCCACCCCCAAGCCGACGACGACGGCGACGACGGCGACCGTCAAGCCCGCCGCGAAGCCCACCAGCACGCCGACCAGCAAGCCGACCAGCAAGCCGACCAGCAAGGTCAGCTACAAGAACTGCACCGCGGTGCGCGCCGCCGGCAAGGCGCCCATCCACCGCGGCGACCCCGGCTGGGACCCGAAGTTCGACCGCGACGGAGACGGCACCGGCTGCGACCGCTGA
- a CDS encoding multidrug effflux MFS transporter, which translates to MATTERPGHPSSTTRRPSLLALALVTGIGPFATDTYLAALPQVREALATSSTGAQLTITGFIVGLAVGQLVAGPVSDGRGRRGVVVLSATAFTLVSLLCALAPSAPLLVLLRVLQGLVAGAGVAVGRAVVSDSHEGPAAAKAFGTLAAITLLAPVVAPAVGGLVLEVADWRAVFGLMAALGALMLGAALVGVPETLPREHRQRGGVRALGARVSDLAHDRAFVHPVAVQCLATAGFFVYIGGSSIVLQGALGISSGTYSLVFATNAAAMALTSLVFRLTVVRLGARALRRAGLLLSTAGALVLLVTAAAAAQGGGSAALGAVWPLLTVVVAGMGFTLPASTVLAQEAGRRSAGTASSLLGGSGFLVGAAVTPLTGVVGDETVLAMAALMVPGFVAATAVALTGGPLRRGARCEST; encoded by the coding sequence ATGGCGACCACCGAGCGACCCGGCCACCCGAGCTCGACGACGCGCCGACCGTCGCTCCTGGCCCTCGCGCTCGTGACGGGCATCGGCCCGTTCGCCACCGACACCTACCTCGCCGCGCTCCCGCAGGTCCGTGAGGCGCTCGCGACCAGCTCCACGGGCGCCCAGCTGACCATCACCGGCTTCATCGTGGGGCTGGCCGTCGGCCAGCTGGTGGCCGGGCCCGTCAGCGACGGGCGGGGGCGGCGCGGCGTCGTCGTCCTCAGCGCCACGGCCTTCACCCTGGTGTCGCTGCTGTGCGCCCTGGCGCCGAGCGCCCCGCTGCTCGTGCTCCTGCGCGTCCTGCAGGGACTCGTCGCCGGAGCGGGCGTGGCCGTGGGGCGGGCCGTGGTCAGCGACTCCCACGAGGGACCGGCGGCTGCGAAGGCGTTCGGCACCCTGGCCGCGATCACCCTGCTGGCTCCGGTCGTCGCCCCGGCCGTCGGCGGGCTGGTCCTCGAGGTGGCCGACTGGCGGGCGGTCTTCGGTCTCATGGCCGCGCTGGGGGCGCTCATGCTCGGCGCGGCGCTGGTCGGCGTCCCGGAGACGCTGCCGCGCGAGCACCGCCAGCGCGGCGGGGTCCGGGCGCTGGGCGCGCGCGTCAGCGACCTGGCTCACGACCGCGCCTTCGTCCACCCCGTCGCGGTGCAGTGCCTGGCCACGGCGGGCTTCTTCGTCTACATCGGCGGCTCGTCGATCGTGCTGCAGGGCGCCCTCGGGATCAGCAGCGGCACGTACTCCCTGGTGTTCGCCACCAACGCCGCCGCGATGGCGCTCACCAGCCTGGTCTTCCGCCTCACCGTGGTGCGCCTCGGCGCGAGGGCCCTGCGGCGCGCCGGCCTGCTGCTGTCGACGGCGGGTGCGCTCGTCCTGCTCGTCACCGCGGCAGCGGCCGCCCAGGGCGGCGGCTCCGCCGCCCTGGGCGCGGTGTGGCCGCTGCTCACCGTCGTCGTCGCCGGCATGGGGTTCACGCTGCCGGCGAGCACCGTGCTCGCGCAGGAGGCGGGCCGGCGCTCGGCGGGCACCGCCAGCTCGCTGCTCGGCGGCTCGGGCTTCCTCGTGGGGGCGGCCGTCACGCCGCTGACCGGGGTCGTCGGGGACGAGACCGTGCTCGCGATGGCCGCGCTCATGGTCCCCGGCTTCGTCGCGGCGACGGCCGTGGCGCTCACCGGCGGTCCGCTCCGGCGGGGCGCTCGCTGCGAGAGCACCTGA
- a CDS encoding cell wall-binding repeat-containing protein, protein MSRSPRARTLAALSAAAVLLAVGAAPAQAGGSAPGSDRWWGADRFGTAASVSDNAFPDPAVDVVVVNGDSYADALAAAPLAASLGGPVLTVTATGIPSSTLAELQQVGPGVIWVVGGPAAVSDDVVAQLQRHAAWGVHRLAGDDRYATAAAVATSEFTGQSHEVFIASGEGYADALSAGAAAAHDGAPLLLTTGGALPDATLAALQALDPRRITVVGGGSVVSSDVTDALEQQHPGEVTRIAGSDRYETAARVAEAVDKTGDEVVLASGEDFPDALAGAALGLPLLLSRQQCLPRATADAYTALRTTWVDGLGGTNALSDAALAGTTC, encoded by the coding sequence GTGAGCAGGTCTCCGCGCGCGCGCACGCTCGCCGCCCTCTCCGCCGCGGCAGTGCTGCTGGCGGTGGGTGCCGCTCCCGCGCAGGCCGGCGGCAGCGCCCCCGGCAGCGACCGCTGGTGGGGCGCCGACAGGTTCGGCACCGCCGCCTCCGTCAGCGACAACGCCTTCCCGGACCCGGCGGTCGACGTCGTCGTCGTCAACGGGGACAGCTACGCCGACGCCCTGGCCGCCGCCCCGCTGGCGGCCTCCCTCGGCGGTCCGGTGCTCACCGTCACGGCCACGGGCATCCCGTCGTCCACGCTCGCGGAGCTGCAGCAGGTCGGTCCCGGGGTGATCTGGGTGGTCGGTGGCCCGGCGGCGGTCAGCGACGACGTGGTGGCCCAGCTCCAGCGGCACGCGGCCTGGGGCGTGCACCGCCTCGCCGGCGACGACCGGTACGCCACCGCCGCGGCGGTCGCCACCAGCGAGTTCACCGGGCAGAGCCACGAGGTCTTCATCGCCTCCGGCGAGGGCTACGCCGACGCGCTGTCCGCCGGGGCCGCCGCCGCCCACGACGGCGCCCCGCTGCTCCTCACCACCGGCGGCGCACTGCCGGACGCCACCCTCGCGGCCCTGCAGGCGCTCGACCCGCGGCGCATCACCGTGGTCGGCGGGGGGTCGGTGGTGTCCTCCGACGTCACCGACGCCCTCGAGCAGCAGCACCCCGGCGAGGTCACGCGCATCGCCGGCAGCGACCGCTACGAGACGGCCGCCCGGGTGGCCGAGGCCGTCGACAAGACCGGCGACGAGGTGGTGCTGGCCAGCGGCGAGGACTTCCCCGACGCCCTCGCCGGCGCCGCCCTCGGCCTGCCCCTGCTGCTGTCCCGGCAGCAGTGCCTCCCGCGGGCCACCGCCGACGCGTACACCGCGCTGCGCACCACGTGGGTCGACGGCCTCGGCGGCACGAACGCGCTCAGCGACGCCGCGCTCGCCGGCACCACCTGCTGA
- a CDS encoding alpha/beta hydrolase: MRRPGVERSARHLIARGGAVLHRPVHPGGGPTFPLTHLRGTPPARRRGLPVLVVPGGPGLASAVPYRTWRRRAAALGIDALMIEHRGVGLSRRDAAGRDLPVSAVTVESVVDDLVAVLDDDDVERAVLYGASYGTYVAQAFAVRHPDRVAALVLDSPMLSVVDDVAAVRAHRRRLLWDGEDPALAGVAAAVRELGSGAAGRDRQQQAEMARELTAVVTLVHEFAGPAALERLLRARARGRLRWLWSRLADLGASEASESVQRFVMEPDLVAGIAYGQLGFGQPPDGGPLDPQLIHAEAATHQPAFAGEPFDLVAGLRRAAFPVVVVSGERDLTTPRPVAERVVSLAPQGLLVALPATGHSALEVHREASLFVARAVADGDLDRLRDPVSLRHLHRLPRRGLSPLAGAALRALVSVTS, translated from the coding sequence GTGCGCCGCCCCGGGGTCGAGAGGTCCGCCCGCCACCTGATCGCCCGCGGCGGAGCCGTCCTCCACCGCCCCGTGCACCCCGGCGGCGGCCCGACGTTCCCCCTCACCCACCTGCGCGGCACCCCGCCGGCCCGGCGGCGCGGACTGCCGGTGCTCGTGGTCCCCGGTGGGCCCGGCCTGGCCTCCGCCGTCCCGTACCGCACCTGGCGGCGGCGCGCCGCAGCCCTCGGCATCGACGCGCTCATGATCGAGCACCGCGGCGTCGGCCTGTCCCGCCGTGACGCCGCGGGCCGCGACCTCCCGGTGTCCGCGGTGACGGTGGAGTCCGTGGTGGACGACCTGGTCGCGGTGCTGGACGACGACGACGTCGAGCGCGCCGTGCTCTACGGCGCGTCCTACGGCACGTACGTCGCGCAGGCGTTCGCGGTGCGCCACCCCGACCGCGTGGCGGCGCTCGTGCTCGACTCGCCGATGCTGTCGGTGGTGGACGACGTCGCCGCGGTCCGCGCGCACCGCCGCCGCCTGCTCTGGGACGGGGAGGACCCCGCGCTGGCCGGTGTGGCCGCCGCGGTGCGCGAGCTGGGCTCGGGCGCGGCGGGGCGCGACCGCCAGCAGCAGGCGGAGATGGCGCGGGAGCTCACCGCCGTCGTCACCCTCGTCCACGAGTTCGCCGGGCCCGCCGCCCTCGAACGGCTGCTGAGGGCCCGCGCGCGGGGCCGGCTGCGGTGGCTGTGGTCCCGGCTGGCGGACCTCGGGGCGTCCGAGGCGTCGGAGTCTGTGCAGCGTTTCGTCATGGAGCCGGACCTCGTGGCCGGCATCGCCTACGGCCAGCTCGGCTTCGGGCAGCCGCCGGACGGCGGGCCTCTCGACCCGCAGCTCATCCACGCCGAGGCCGCCACCCACCAGCCGGCGTTCGCCGGTGAGCCGTTCGACCTGGTGGCGGGCCTGCGCCGGGCGGCGTTCCCGGTGGTGGTGGTCTCGGGGGAGCGCGACCTCACCACCCCGCGCCCGGTGGCGGAGCGGGTGGTCTCCCTGGCGCCGCAGGGCCTGCTCGTGGCGCTGCCGGCGACCGGCCACAGCGCCCTGGAGGTGCACCGGGAGGCCTCGCTCTTCGTGGCCCGCGCGGTGGCCGACGGAGACCTCGACCGCCTGCGCGACCCGGTCTCCCTGCGCCACCTGCACCGCCTGCCCCGACGGGGCCTGTCACCCCTGGCCGGCGCCGCCCTGCGCGCCCTCGTGAGCGTGACCTCGTGA
- a CDS encoding nucleoside deaminase: MSEQAPQDQHADRAVELALANVEAGGKPFATVVVDRSSGEVLAEATNQVAQSGDLTAHAEITAIRQLAERGRTGLEGCDVYVTAYPCPMCLGALYYAQPERVVYVATREQEDRHYEDGNRYTTLATFYDEYAKPVAERSLPAVQAQHPDPESPFRAWKQAHPEA, encoded by the coding sequence GTGTCAGAGCAGGCTCCGCAGGACCAGCACGCCGACCGGGCCGTCGAGCTCGCGCTCGCCAACGTGGAGGCCGGCGGCAAGCCGTTCGCGACCGTCGTCGTCGACCGCTCCAGCGGTGAGGTGCTCGCCGAGGCGACCAACCAGGTCGCCCAGTCCGGTGACCTCACCGCGCACGCGGAGATCACGGCCATCCGCCAGCTCGCCGAGCGGGGCCGGACCGGGCTGGAGGGCTGCGACGTCTACGTCACGGCCTACCCCTGCCCGATGTGCCTGGGCGCGCTGTACTACGCCCAGCCCGAGCGGGTGGTCTACGTGGCCACGCGCGAGCAGGAGGACCGCCACTACGAGGACGGCAACCGCTACACCACCCTCGCCACCTTCTACGACGAGTACGCCAAGCCCGTCGCCGAGCGCTCCCTGCCCGCGGTGCAGGCCCAGCACCCCGACCCGGAGTCGCCGTTCCGCGCGTGGAAGCAGGCGCACCCCGAGGCGTAG
- a CDS encoding FAD-binding domain-containing protein, which translates to MRLPTPRADRSEDRAQVVAWVREHLGHLSSDEVRASPVRGGQTAADTALATLDLTGYAARRSNVLPESSRGASRLSPYIRHGLLTLPAVWDAAGSAPSRDRDKFRDELLWQEYSRHVYARVGAANGAPLRFEAPVPAPGSAPPAPPVSPEDPWPRQMACMDATTTELRENGWLVNQTRMWLASQWAVRAGADWRRGEDEMFRNLLDGSRAANRLGWQWAIGTGTGRVYGFSRWQVEKRAPQLCAGCALREACPVQDWPEAQSGPKVDGPDTLGGGQVDEGQTDGGPEHPVLTGEPEAVWLTAESLGDADPALSAHPDLPAVFVLDEPLLRSLRLSGKRLVFLTEALADIGEARPLEVHLGDPVTELAGRPLATTWAYVPGFKRRSAQLDVVALHPWPWLRRPGSGSLRSFSAWAGRPSRPRPARKSGGRRR; encoded by the coding sequence GTGCGCCTGCCCACCCCCCGAGCCGACCGCAGCGAGGACCGGGCGCAGGTGGTGGCCTGGGTGCGCGAGCACCTCGGCCACCTGTCCAGCGACGAGGTGCGCGCCTCGCCGGTGCGCGGGGGCCAGACGGCGGCGGACACCGCCCTGGCCACCCTGGACCTCACCGGCTACGCCGCCCGGCGCAGCAACGTGCTGCCCGAGTCCAGCCGCGGCGCGTCCCGCCTGTCGCCCTACATCCGGCACGGGCTGCTGACGCTGCCCGCCGTGTGGGACGCCGCCGGCAGCGCTCCCTCTCGGGACCGCGACAAGTTCCGCGACGAGCTCCTGTGGCAGGAGTACTCGCGCCACGTGTACGCCCGGGTCGGAGCCGCCAACGGGGCGCCGCTGCGCTTCGAGGCCCCCGTGCCCGCGCCGGGCAGCGCCCCGCCGGCTCCCCCGGTCAGCCCCGAGGACCCGTGGCCGCGGCAGATGGCGTGCATGGACGCCACCACCACCGAGCTGCGCGAGAACGGCTGGCTGGTCAACCAGACCCGCATGTGGCTGGCCTCGCAGTGGGCGGTGCGCGCCGGCGCCGACTGGCGCAGGGGCGAGGACGAGATGTTCCGCAACCTGCTCGACGGCTCGCGGGCGGCCAACCGCCTGGGCTGGCAGTGGGCGATCGGCACCGGCACCGGCCGGGTCTACGGGTTCAGCCGCTGGCAGGTGGAGAAGCGGGCTCCGCAGCTGTGCGCGGGCTGCGCGCTGCGCGAGGCCTGCCCGGTGCAGGACTGGCCGGAGGCGCAGTCGGGCCCGAAGGTCGACGGGCCCGACACCCTCGGCGGGGGCCAGGTCGACGAGGGCCAGACCGACGGCGGCCCGGAGCACCCGGTGCTGACCGGGGAGCCCGAGGCGGTGTGGCTGACGGCGGAGTCCCTCGGGGACGCCGACCCGGCGCTGTCGGCCCACCCGGACCTGCCGGCGGTCTTCGTCCTCGACGAGCCGCTGCTGCGCTCGCTGCGGCTGTCGGGCAAGCGCCTGGTGTTCCTCACCGAGGCGCTGGCGGACATCGGCGAGGCCCGCCCCCTGGAGGTGCACCTCGGTGACCCGGTCACCGAGCTGGCGGGCCGACCGCTCGCGACGACCTGGGCGTACGTGCCGGGGTTCAAGCGCCGCTCGGCGCAGCTGGACGTGGTGGCCCTGCACCCCTGGCCGTGGCTGCGGCGCCCGGGGTCCGGGTCGCTGCGCTCGTTCAGCGCCTGGGCCGGGCGGCCGAGCCGCCCGCGCCCGGCGAGGAAGAGCGGCGGCCGCCGCCGCTGA